The sequence GGGCACCGTCCGACTGGCGCGCGGGTTGGCCTCCAGGACGTAGAGCGTGTCGTCCTTCAGCGCGTACTGCACGTTCAGCAGGCCCCGGACGCCGATGCCCTTGGCCAATGCCTCGGTGGACGCACGGACCATCGCGAGATCCGACCGGCCGAGTGTGACCGGGGGCAAGGCACACGCGGAGTCACCGGAGTGGATACCGGCCTCCTCGATGTGCTCCATCACCCCACCGATGTAGACCTCGTCGCCGTCGCACAGCGCGTCGACGTCGATCTCGACCGCGTCCTCGAGGAAGCGGTCCACCAGCACGGGATGATCCGAGGTGAGCTCGGTGGCCCGAGAGATGTAGTCCTCCAGGGACTTCTCGTCGTAGACGATCTCCATCCCGCGCCCGCCGAGCACATACGACGGACGCACCAGGACCGGGTAGCCGATCCGGGCCGCCGTGGCGCGCGCCTCGTCGAAGCTGGTCGCGGTCCCGAACGCCGGGGCAGGCAAGCCTGCCGCGGTGAGCACCTTGCCGAACTCGCCACGGTCCTCGGCGAGGTCGATGGCCTCCGGGCTGGTCCCGACGATCGGGACCCCCGCGTCCGCGAGACGGTGCGCCAGCCCCAGCGGCGTCTGGCCACCGAGTTGCACGATGACACCGGCGACGGTGCCGGACGTCGACTCGGCGCGATAGACCTCGAGAACGTCCTCGAAGGTCAACGGCTCGAAATACAGTCGATCGGCGGTGTCGTAGTCGGTGGAGACCGTCTCCGGGTTGCAGTTGACCATCACGGTCTCGTACCCGGCCTCCGACAGCGTGAGCGCCGCGTGCACGCATGAGTAATCGAACTCGATGCCCTGGCCGATGCGATTGGGGCCCGATCCGAGGATCAGCACCTTGGGACGATCCGGCTGTGGGGCGACCTCACTGGTGGCGGCGGGATCGAGTTCGTACGTCGAATAGTGGTACGGCGTCTTCGCCTCGAACTCGGCGGCGCACGTGTCGACAGTCTTGTAGACCGGGTGCACACCCGCGCCCACCCGGAACTCGCGGACCGCCGCCTCATCGGCGAAATCGGTTCGCAGTGCAGCGATCTGACGGTCCGAGAATCCGGTGCTCTTCGCCTCGCGCAACAGTGCCTCGTCGAGCGTTTCGGCGTCGCGCAGTTCGGCGCCGAGCGCGGCCACGCCGCCGATCTCGGCCAGGAACCACGGATCGATCGAGGTCGCCTCGTAGAGCTGCTCGATGGACGCGCCGGCCTCGAAGGCCAGCATCACCCCGTAGAGCCGGCCGTCCTTGGGCGTCTTCAGCGACTCGAGCAACCCGTCGAGGTCGATGCTCGCGGGATCCGGCCGGTTCGGTTCCGTCCAGAAACCCGCCGCCTTCGTCTCCAGCGATCGCATCACCTTGCCCAGCGCCTCGGCAAAGCTCCGCCCGAGCGACATGGCCTCGCCCACCGACTTCATCGTGGTGGTCAGCGTGTCGTCGGCGCCGGGGAACTTCTCGAACGCGAACCGCGGCGCCTTGACGACGACGTAGTCCAGCGTCGGCTCGAAACAGGCGGGGGTCTCCTTGGTGATGTCGTTGACGATCTCGTCCAGGCTGTAGCCGATGGCGAGTTTCGCGGCGATCTTCGCGATCGGGAAGCCGGTCGCCTTGGATGCCAGCGCCGACGAACGCGACACACGGGGGTTCATCTCGATCACCACGAGACGGCCGTCGGTCGGATCCTGCGCGAACTGGATGTTGCAGCCACCGGTGTCGACGCCGACCTCGCGCAGGATGTCGATCGACAGGTCGCGCATGATCTGGTACTCGCGGTCGGTCAGGGTCATCGCGGGCGCGACCGTGACCGAGTCGCCGGTGTGCACACCGACCGGGTCGAGATTCTCGATCGAGCAGACGACCACCACGTTGTCGCGGTTGTCGCGCATCAACTCGAGCTCGTATTCCTTCCAGCCGAGGATTGATTCCTCGATGAGCACGTTGGCGGTGGGCGACGCAGCCAACCCACCACCCGCGATGCGCTCGAGATCGTCTCGGTCGTAGGCCAGGCCCGAACCCAGCCCGCCCATCGTGAACGACGGCCGCACGACGACCGGGTAGCCCAGGTCGGCGACCGTG is a genomic window of Gordonia sp. SID5947 containing:
- the carB gene encoding carbamoyl-phosphate synthase large subunit translates to MPRRTDISHVLVIGSGPIVIGQACEFDYSGTQACRVLKAEGLRVSLVNSNPATIMTDPEFADATYVEPITAEYVEKVIEAERDAGHPIDAVLATLGGQTALNTAVALHDRGSLEKYDIELIGADFDAIQRGEDRQMFKDIVAKVGGESARSRVCHTMDEVYDTVADLGYPVVVRPSFTMGGLGSGLAYDRDDLERIAGGGLAASPTANVLIEESILGWKEYELELMRDNRDNVVVVCSIENLDPVGVHTGDSVTVAPAMTLTDREYQIMRDLSIDILREVGVDTGGCNIQFAQDPTDGRLVVIEMNPRVSRSSALASKATGFPIAKIAAKLAIGYSLDEIVNDITKETPACFEPTLDYVVVKAPRFAFEKFPGADDTLTTTMKSVGEAMSLGRSFAEALGKVMRSLETKAAGFWTEPNRPDPASIDLDGLLESLKTPKDGRLYGVMLAFEAGASIEQLYEATSIDPWFLAEIGGVAALGAELRDAETLDEALLREAKSTGFSDRQIAALRTDFADEAAVREFRVGAGVHPVYKTVDTCAAEFEAKTPYHYSTYELDPAATSEVAPQPDRPKVLILGSGPNRIGQGIEFDYSCVHAALTLSEAGYETVMVNCNPETVSTDYDTADRLYFEPLTFEDVLEVYRAESTSGTVAGVIVQLGGQTPLGLAHRLADAGVPIVGTSPEAIDLAEDRGEFGKVLTAAGLPAPAFGTATSFDEARATAARIGYPVLVRPSYVLGGRGMEIVYDEKSLEDYISRATELTSDHPVLVDRFLEDAVEIDVDALCDGDEVYIGGVMEHIEEAGIHSGDSACALPPVTLGRSDLAMVRASTEALAKGIGVRGLLNVQYALKDDTLYVLEANPRASRTVPFVSKATAVSLAKACARVMLGESIAELRGQGLLDAVGDGGESPTDAPISVKEAVLPFNRFRRQDGSGVDSLLSPEMKSTGEVMGIDADFGRAFAKSQTAAYGSLPTSGAIFVSVANKDKRALIFPVKHLADLGFEILATEGTADVLRRNGIDCQTVRKHSDAAPGERTVVDIVRAGEVVMVINTPYGNSGPRVDGYEIRSAAVSVNIPCITTVQGASAAVQGIEAAMNGRVNVESLQRRHAVLVNRR